A window from Chitinophagales bacterium encodes these proteins:
- a CDS encoding bifunctional (p)ppGpp synthetase/guanosine-3',5'-bis(diphosphate) 3'-pyrophosphohydrolase, whose protein sequence is METVAQIPRYNLNEEQEKKLILREYRALLRALKTKLKPGDRKLIRVAFEMAAEAHKTMRRKSGEPYILHPIAVAKICVEEIGLGVRSTICALLHDTVEDTDITLEDVEREFGSEIARIVDGLTKISNVIDINASQQAENFKKILLTLTDDPRVILIKLSDRLHNMRTLDSMKREKQLKISSETVYVYAPLAHRMGLYSVKTEMEDLAMKYMEPETYRDIARKLAETKRERSKYINEFIKPIKEKLVKNNFNFEIYGRPKSIHSIWNKMKKKGVGFEEVYDLFAIRIILDSPHEKEKEDCWKVYSFITDEYNPSPERLRDWLSNPKSNGYEALHTTVMGPQGKWVEVQIRTKRMNEIAEKGLAAHWKYKEGSAEESRFEKWFEQIREVITSNETDSIDFLQDFKTSFLAEEIYVYTPKGDVKMLPVGSTALDFAFAIHSAVGSKCIGAKVNHKLVPISHKLRSGDQVEIITSNKQKPSEDWLGFVVSAKAKNKIKDSLKEEKRTIADEGKYFVQRKLEGIGAAFSAGNIEELATFYKLNSQLDLFYQVAVKAIDLKELKEFKVLGDRLEAPKPERVHTEKGDHPVHALNKKDAELIIFGESSDRIVYNLANCCKPIPGDDVFGFVTTGKGLTIHRTNCPNAAKLLANFGHRVVKTKWAKNKEISFLTGLRIIGLDDVGVINKITNLISGEMKINISALTVEAREGVFEGNIKVFVHDKEELDVLVQRLKQLGGIQSVDRYDTESPN, encoded by the coding sequence ATGGAAACGGTCGCCCAGATACCCCGGTACAATTTGAACGAGGAACAAGAGAAAAAATTGATCCTCAGGGAATACCGTGCGTTGCTGCGGGCCCTGAAGACAAAACTGAAGCCGGGTGACAGAAAACTGATCCGGGTAGCCTTTGAGATGGCCGCCGAAGCGCATAAAACCATGCGAAGAAAAAGTGGTGAGCCTTATATCCTTCACCCCATTGCCGTGGCCAAGATCTGCGTAGAGGAAATCGGTCTCGGGGTACGCTCCACCATCTGTGCCTTGTTACACGATACAGTTGAGGATACGGATATTACCCTGGAAGATGTGGAAAGGGAATTTGGGAGCGAGATCGCGCGTATCGTGGATGGTCTGACCAAGATTTCGAATGTCATAGACATCAATGCCTCGCAACAGGCCGAGAATTTTAAGAAGATACTCCTTACACTCACCGATGACCCCCGCGTGATCCTGATCAAGCTGTCTGACCGGCTGCATAATATGCGGACCCTCGACAGCATGAAACGGGAGAAACAACTCAAGATCTCCTCCGAAACGGTCTATGTATATGCCCCGCTTGCCCATCGGATGGGTTTGTATAGTGTAAAAACCGAGATGGAAGACCTGGCCATGAAGTACATGGAGCCGGAAACCTATCGGGACATTGCCCGTAAACTGGCAGAAACCAAACGGGAACGGAGCAAGTACATCAACGAATTCATCAAACCCATCAAGGAAAAACTGGTCAAGAACAATTTCAACTTCGAGATCTATGGCCGCCCCAAAAGCATCCATTCCATCTGGAATAAAATGAAGAAGAAAGGGGTGGGGTTTGAAGAAGTGTATGACCTTTTTGCGATTCGCATCATACTCGATTCCCCCCATGAAAAGGAAAAGGAGGATTGCTGGAAAGTGTATTCCTTTATCACAGATGAATATAATCCGTCTCCGGAAAGATTGCGTGACTGGCTCAGCAATCCCAAATCCAATGGATATGAAGCGCTCCACACCACGGTGATGGGCCCGCAGGGAAAATGGGTGGAAGTACAGATACGGACCAAACGGATGAATGAGATTGCCGAGAAAGGGTTGGCCGCGCACTGGAAATACAAAGAAGGCAGTGCCGAAGAGAGCCGTTTTGAGAAATGGTTTGAACAGATTCGCGAAGTGATCACCAGCAATGAAACCGACTCCATTGATTTCCTGCAGGATTTCAAAACAAGTTTTCTCGCTGAAGAGATCTATGTCTATACCCCCAAGGGAGATGTAAAAATGTTGCCGGTGGGTTCTACGGCGCTCGACTTTGCCTTTGCCATTCACAGTGCCGTAGGTTCAAAGTGTATTGGCGCCAAGGTAAACCACAAGCTGGTACCGATCAGTCATAAACTGCGGAGTGGTGACCAGGTAGAGATCATTACATCCAATAAACAAAAACCTTCTGAAGATTGGCTTGGGTTTGTAGTGAGTGCAAAGGCCAAGAATAAGATCAAGGATTCACTTAAGGAAGAAAAACGCACCATTGCGGATGAAGGAAAATATTTTGTACAGCGAAAACTCGAAGGTATCGGCGCGGCTTTTTCTGCCGGGAATATTGAAGAGCTCGCCACCTTTTACAAACTCAATTCACAACTCGACCTCTTTTATCAGGTTGCCGTAAAGGCCATTGACCTGAAAGAGCTTAAGGAATTCAAGGTATTGGGAGACCGGTTGGAAGCGCCCAAACCGGAACGGGTGCACACGGAAAAAGGAGACCATCCTGTTCATGCTTTAAATAAAAAAGATGCGGAGCTGATCATCTTTGGAGAAAGCAGCGACCGCATCGTGTACAACCTGGCGAATTGTTGCAAGCCCATTCCGGGAGATGATGTATTTGGATTTGTAACAACGGGAAAAGGATTGACCATACACCGCACCAATTGCCCGAATGCGGCCAAGTTACTTGCCAATTTTGGGCACCGGGTTGTAAAAACCAAATGGGCCAAGAACAAAGAAATTTCCTTCCTTACGGGTCTCCGCATCATTGGACTGGATGATGTGGGTGTCATTAATAAGATCACGAACCTGATTTCCGGTGAAATGAAGATAAATATCAGTGCCCTGACCGTGGAAGCAAGGGAAGGAGTTTTTGAAGGAAATATTAAGGTTTTTGTACATGATAAAGAGGAGCTGGACGTACTCGTCCAGCGCTTAAAACAACTGGGTGGTATTCAATCGGTTGACCGATATGATACGGAATCTCCCAATTAA